The genomic interval CGGTTCCGGCGGCGTGCCGAAACCGTGCTCCGACGACTGGAGAAGTTTCCAGAGTCTGGACGGAGGATTCCGGAGTTCCCGGACTTCCCGCATCGCGAGGTCATCGTTGCTCCTTGCCGTTTCTTCTACCGGGTGAAGGACGACACGGCCTGGATCGTCGGCGTCTGGCATGGTGCGCAACAGCCTCGTCAGCCCGAGTAATGACGTCTGGCCGAACCCCTATAAGGCCTCCGTTGTCAAGAAGACGCGGCGGTAGCGTCACGGGGGGGGGCTCTCGCGGGAAGCAGACGCGGCGGGCACGCTGAGGAGGGTGAGCTGACTTCGTTTCACAGCGGGTGCAGAAGCTGTGGTCTGCACCAAACACCTATTGAGGCTCTGTCGTCGAGGATCGCTGGTGCCGACTCGACGAGGCGACGCGATGGAGCACGCGGCGCGGCCTAGAAACTCATCGGTGCCCTCGTACCGGCCGACTCAAAGCAGGCGGGCTCTGGCACGCAGCCAGTCCCAGTTAGCCCAACTTCCACAACTCGCAGGGTCGAATCTAGACTTTCCCAGCACTTAGGTCGAAGCATGGCAATGCTGCTGTCCGGTTCGGGGCTTCTCTTGCTGGAGTGTTTGCGACTGCGGGTGAAGGACATCGACTTCACCGGAAGGGAGATTCTCGTCCGGCAGGGCAAGGGCAACGAGGATCGGGTGGCGATGCTCGCCGCCGCCGTGAAGGATCCGCTTCAGCGCCATCAGTTTCGGTGAGCCCACCGCGGTCTCATAGCCCGGTCCCTTACACCATCTCGATCGGGTGCGCCGCCTGCATGAGCACGACCTGCAGGCAGGCCTGGGGCACGTGCAACTGCCGGATGCGTTGGCGAAGAAGTGTCCGAATGCCAACCGGGAATGGGGGTGGCAGTGGGTGTTTCCGGCCGCACGCATCTGCACCGTCCCGCGCGCTTCGGCCCGCCGCAGCGCTACCACCTGCACGAGTCGGTGCCGCAACGTGCGATTCACGAGGCCGCCCGCAAGGCGCGGATCGCCAAGCCAGTCGGTCCACACACTCTTCGGAGCGCCATAGTTTCGCCACCCATCTCTTAGAAGCTGGCTATGAGATCTGCACGGTGCAGGAGCTGCTCGGGCACCGCGACGTGAAGACGACGATGGTGTACTGCCACGTCTTAAGTCGCGGCGGGCACGGTGTGCAGAGCGCGGCCGACGGCTGTTGACCGGCCCGCCCCGGGGGCGTAGCCCGCAAGGCTCGCGGGTAAACACACCGAGAGCGGAGGTGAACATCCACGACCTAACCGTTTGACTCCGTACGGGGTTGTGACCTATGGGAGCCACATGGCCGCGGGGCGTTACGCCGCGAGCCTCGCGGGGGTAGCGGACTGTTTTCGGGAGTCGAATTGTAGGCCCAGCCAGTCATGAGGAGGTGCAACGGTGCTCATCCAATCCGAGACGGACGCAATCAAGCTTCTGTTCGAAACGACCCACCTCATGATCCCGGTCGTTACGGGGACTATGGGGCTTTATTTCGGAAGCGTTGGGTTTCTTTGGCAGCGTCGCCCCCATGACATTCAGTCGCGACTCTACTTCGCAGGTACGCCGGTCGTCCTCCTCATCCTGTCTCTTGGGTTTTGGAGCGGCACATTGCCGTGCTGCATCCGAGCCACCCTCAGCGCCGATGTCGCGCTTTTCTACATCGGTCAATACTGCGCGCAGGCTGCACACCTCCTCTTCTTCTTCGGCATCCTTGTCGCCGCTTTTTTCTTCTTGGCAGTCTTTCGTCGAGCGAATCCGCATGCGCTCGCCTAACATCAGCATGCAGCGGTCGCGCCACCAGTTCGACGCTTTGTTGACGCGTCGGCGGGCGCGCCGCTGATGCTCAGCGTTCGGCCACGTTTGCCACGAGGTTCCGGTCACGCTCCATACAACGAAACTGCCAAGACCAAGACTAGGAGGTGAGCAATGGACCGCGCGTGGAAGATCATGGCCGCCGTAGCTATCGCGCTCGGCGCGGCAGCCTTCTTCTATTCGTTTTACCTGCCGCCTGGCAGTTCGCTGGCCGTACTAAGTCAGGCCCTTGGTGCATCACTCGTTCCGGCTGGTATCATCTCTATCATCACATCTGTTGCATCGAGCCATGTGATTGAGCAGAATCTTACCGGACGCTTTGACTCTTCAAGCAGTGCCCTGCGAGACCACATAGCGTCCCTTGGCGATGCCGCGAAACAGGTGGGACATACAGTATCGGCCGGACTTCAGACTGCTACCGGCGAATTGCAGCAATCAATAGACGACCTACGCATCACCAACGACTTCCTATCGAGAGCTCGCGACCTTGGGGTAGTAATGATCTATGAGAACCGCAATCAGGCACTCGACCATTTTTTGGACCATCTCGAGGAATTCGTAAGTCGGGGACAAAATCCAGACGCCGCCGTCGACGACAAGCGCGAGGTCGTCTTTGTGGCCTCATCGCTCCGCGGAGTGATCGAGGACGATCCGAAGTATGCAGCGCAGCTTGAACGAATCATCGCTTCACGAGGGAAGGCCGAGATGCGCTTCTTATTGACTCATCCGATCTTCTCCGAACTTCGGGAGGCGCAGGAAAGTCGCCCGCCGGGGGGAATTGCGGTTGAGATCCTCCATGCGATTGCATGGCTTGAAGATCGAGGCGTCCCACCAAGCGACATTCGCGTCTACAAAGGCACGCCAACCTGCTTCATGGTCGCGTCATCGGAGCGAATGCTGATCAACCCCTATCCCTACCAGCGAGAGGCTTATCGGTCGTTTTGTATTGAGGCCGTCAGCACCAGAAACGAAAGAGGAGTCTATCACTCATTCTGGGTCAATCA from Deltaproteobacteria bacterium carries:
- a CDS encoding tyrosine-type recombinase/integrase, which translates into the protein MAMLLSGSGLLLLECLRLRVKDIDFTGREILVRQGKGNEDRVAMLAAAVKDPLQRHQFR
- a CDS encoding type II toxin-antitoxin system RelE/ParE family toxin, with the translated sequence MRVRFTPSARAQFLGAVAYIRRDKPSAATRFRRRAETVLRRLEKFPESGRRIPEFPDFPHREVIVAPCRFFYRVKDDTAWIVGVWHGAQQPRQPE